In the Deinococcus yavapaiensis KR-236 genome, CGACCTCGGGCACGACGCGGACGGACGTCTCTTCTTCGCGATGCAGTTGCTGCTCGGCGGGCCGCTCAGCGTCCTCGGGCCGCTCGACGACACGCCCGAAACCCTGGCGCGCTTCTTCGACGCGGCGATTCTCGTGGCGCGCACCCTCGACTTCGTGCACGCCCTCGGCGTCGTACACCGCGACCTCACACCACACAACATCCTGCTCGGCGAGGACGGCGTGCCGCGCGTCATGGACTTCGGCCTCGTGTACGTCTCCGAGGGCACGCGCGACCTCACCCGGGCGGGGTACACGCTCGGCACGCCGCATTACATGGCGCCCGAACAAGCCAAGGGCGGCGCGGTCGGGCCGCACAGCGACCTGTACGCGCTCGGAGCGGTGCTGTACCGCGTCGCGACCGGTCGCCCGCCCTTCGACGGCGAAAACGACTCGGGCATTCTCTTTCAACACGTGTACGAGGCGCCGCCCCCTCCGCAGGACGTCAATCCCGCCGTGCCCGACACCGTGGCGCGCGTGCTGCTGCGGCTTTTGCACAAGACGCCTGCTCGGCGTCCCGAACGCGGCGAGGAAGTCGCCCGGCTTTTGGAACTCGCGCGCGACGAGGAGGCGCGCGACGTGTCGAGCGGCCACTTTCGCGGCGGACGAACGCGCACGGGCGCGCACCGAGGCGGACCGAGCGATCCGCGCGGTGTGACGGAGCGCTGGAGTCTGCAACTCGGCGGCGACGTCACTTGGCCGTCCGCCGTCACCGGATCGCGCTCGCTCGTCGCCGTCGGGACGCGCAAAGGCAAGCTGTGCCTCGTGGACCACGCGGGGCGGCGCTTCGCGGAGTTGCCCGCCGCCGACGAGGTCACCGCGCCCGTCACGCTGCTGCGCGACAGCGTGGTGTACGGAGCGTGGGACGGCACCTTGCGCGAAGTCGAGACGCGCAGCGGCCTGGAACGCTGGCGGCACCGTACGCGCGCCGAGATCACCGGGGCGCCCACGCCTTGGAACGGCTTGTACCTCGTGACTTCGCGTGACGGGCATCTGCACTGCGTCTCGGCCGACAAAGGCGAGTTGCGGTGGGCGTATCGAGGCGGCGCGCCCATCGCTGCGTCCCCGGTGCTATGGGCGGGCGCGGCCTTCGTGGCCGATGAGGAAGGGTGGGTGCACGCCGTCGACGCGACGCTCGGCGCGCCGTTATGGAAGGTGCAGCTCTCCACGACGCACGCCACGCCCGCGCTCGCGTCGCTCGGACCGCGCGAAGCCGCCCTGATCGTTCCAACGTGGAAGGGCGAGACGCACGCGCTGCACCTCGTGCTGCAAGGAGGCCGTCCCGCCCTCGCGCCCGAACCGCTTTTGTGGACCTACGACTTGGAGGACGAAGTGTGGGCGTCCGCAGCCGTCGCGAACGGACGGGTGTACCTCGCGACGTGGAGCGGCACGTTGCACGCCCTCTCGCTGCGCGACGCGGACGAGTTGTGGTCGCGCAAGCTCGCGGGGCGCGTCACGGCCAGTCCCGTGCTCGCCGAGGGCGCCGTTTACGTGGCGAGCGAGGCGGGCGACGTCCTCGCGCTCGACGCGAGGACGGGAGACGTCCTGTGGCGAGCCGACTGCCCCGAGGGCGTGCAGGCGACGCCGCTCGTCATGGACGGAACGCTCTACGTGGCTTTCATGAACGGAATCTTGCGAGCCTTCGGGTGAGATGACTTTTGTCGGGCGGCATCGCGAGTACAATCGAAAGGTCTTGGAACTTTTCCCCGGCTCGCCCGCTCGAATCAATGACCCTGGAGGTCCCTATGTTCGGACTTGGTCCTATGGAAATCATCGTCATTCTGGTCGTCGCCCTCGTCATCTTCGGTCCGAAGAAGCTGCCCGAACTCGGTAAGAGCCTCGGTCAAGGCATCCGCGAGTTTCGTCGGGGCACGTCGGGCCTGAAGGAAGAGTTGGAGTCGTCCTTCAAGGACGAGCCCGTACATGAGCCCGTTCGCACGCAACCCATCGAGCGAACGGTCATCGCGCCCACTCCGGAACTCGCGGGCAACGAAGACAAGCGCCCACAAGCCTGAGCTGTTCAAGCCATGCGACCACAGAACGCCTTTCGAGGCGTTCTTTTGCTTCCCTTCGTTCTTTTCGTGGGCTCTCCCCCGACGTTTCCGCCCCTCGAGATCCTCGGGTACACTGGGCGGGTGAACGGCTCCTTTCTCGACCCGACGTACCTTATCCAAACGTTTTCTTACGTCGGCCTCGGGGCCATTTTGTTCGCGGAGACGGGGTTGCTCGCGGGCTTCTTCTTGCCGGGCGATACGCTGCTGCTCACGGCGGGGCTGTTCGCGGCCCGCGGCGATTTGCACATCGTCGCGGTCATGCTCGTGTGCTTCGTCGGCGCGGTCGTCGGGAACACCGTGGGCTACCTGCTCGGTCGCCGATTCGGCCCGCCGCTCTTCTCGCGTCCCGGGTCTCGCTTCTTCAAGCCCGACTACGTCGATTTGGCGCGCGGCTACTTCGAGCGCTACGGCGTGCAAACGCTGCTGATTTCGCGTTTCGTGCCCATCGTGCGGACCTTCGTGCCCACCATGGCGGGCGCGAGCGGCATGAACTTCGCCTCGTTCACGCTCCTCAACGTCCTCGGCGCCGTGCTGTGGGCAGGCGGCGTGCCCCTGGCGGGCTTCCTGCTCGGTCGCGTGCTGCCGCCGCACATCCTCGACAAGTACATTCTGGTGGTCGTCGGCGTGATCTTCGTCGCGTCCTTCGTGCCCGTCGCCGTCGAATTGTTTCGTCGCCGCGGACGCATCAAACTATAAGGCGTGATTTAGCGCGCCTTCACCGAGCAAACTTAAGGTGGCCCGACATGCCGATTCCTTCCCGTTTCCTTTCACGGAGCGCCTGAATGCTCGCCACCGTCACATCCGTCGCGCTCGTCGGAGTCGACGCCGTTCCGATCACCGTCGAAGTCGACGTCTCGTCCGGTCTGCCCGCCTTCAACATCGTCGGCTTGCCCGACCAGGCTGTCAGCGAGGCGCGCGAACGCGTTCGCGCCGCCATTCGCAATTCGGCCTTGCCGTTTCCGGCCGCCCGTATCACCGTCAACCTCGCTCCGGCGGACTTGCGCAAGGAAGGCCCGCTGTTCGACTTGCCGATTGCCTTGGGCGTGCTTGCCGCGCAAGGCCTCGTGCCAATCCAAGCGCTCGAAGGTCACATTATCGCGGGAGAACTCGCCCTGGACGGAAGCTTGAGGCCCGTTCCGGGCGCCGTCAACCTCGCCTTGAAAGCCGACGAACTCGACCTCGACGTCATCGTGCCCGAGGCGAGCGCGCTCGAAGCGGCCCTCATCGAGGACGTGCGAGTGTTCGGCGCGCCCACCCTGCTCGAAGTCGTGCGGCACCTCATCGGGGAACTCCCGTTGCACCGCGCGGCCCCGCCGCCACCGCCGCCATTGGACGAAGACGTGCTGTGCCTGAGCGACATCAAAGGGCAAGGCGGCGCGAAGCGCGCCTTGGAAATCGCGTTGGCGGGCGGGCACAACTTGCTCTTGATCGGCAGTCCCGGCAGCGGCAAGACGATGCTCGCGCGGCGAGCATCGTCCTTGCTGCCGCTCCTCACGCGCTCGGAAGCCTTGGAGGTGACGCGCGTTCACAGCGCGGCGGGCCTCTTGACGAGCCGCAGCGGCATGCGCCTCGACCCGCCGTACCGTGCGCCGCACGCCAGCGTGTCGAGCGCAGGTCTCATCGGAGGCGGAAGCATTCCCAAGCCCGGCGAAGTCAGCCTCGCGCACCGTGGCGTGCTCTTCCTCGACGAGTTTCCGGAGTTCGACCGAGACGCCATCGAAGCTTTGCGCCAACCGCTCGAGGACGGAACCGTCACCATCAGCCGCGCGCGGGTGAGCGTCACGTACCCGGCGCGATTCCAGCTCATCGCGGCGATGAATCCTTGTCCGTGCGGCCACCTCGGCGATCCCGAGCGCTCCTGTACCTGCACGCCGTCTCAGCGAGCGCGCTACGCGGCGCGAATCAGCGGACCGCTGCTCGACCGCGTGGACCTCGTCGTGAGCGTGCCCAGGCTCACCGTCGACGATCTCACGCGCGCGCCCATCGGCGAGCGCAGCGTCGTCGTTCGTGAGCGGGTGCGGCACGCCAGGGCGCGCATGACGGATCGGCAAGGCGAGCGGAACAGCCTTCTGGCGGGCGCGGCCTTGCGCGAGCACACCGCGCTCGACGGCGGCCCGGAAACGTTCGCTCGGGCCGCCGCCCGTAGCCTGGCGCTCACCGGACGTGGCTTCGACCGCGTGCTGCGCGTCGCGCGTACGATCGCGGATCTTGCGGGAGACGATCGCCTCACGGAAGCGCACCTCGCGGAGGCGATCGCGTACCGCCCGCGCGATCTCGCTCAAGCGCTATAACGCGGCCATGCTTTCGTCGTCCCGCGTCCGCACGATCTTCGTGGCGATCCTCGTCGTCCTCGCCTTCGCGGGCGCCGTTCGCTTCCTCAACACCTCGGCGCAAACGCGCTTCCTGCTGAACCTCACGGCGGATCAGCGGCGAGGCGTCGCGGAGGCGGTGCGGGCGCTCGAAGCACGCCAGGGGGCCCTCGCCTCTTTGTACGAGGTGCGGTTGCTGAGCGTGGAGGACGGACCGCCGTGCGCGAACGGACACGCGGGCGTGAACGTGCGCGCGCAGCAGTCCCTGCTCGGCGTCGTACCGATTGGAAGCGTGCTGCGCGTGTCGTGCGGCGAGGTTGGTGCGCCGTGAAAGCGCCGAGCGTTCACCCTTGCGAGTTGTCGGTCACCTCGTCGTTCGTGCGGCTCTCGTTGACGCCGCCGCGTCCGTCGCGCTCGCCGCGCAATTGACCGTCCGCGAAGTCGTCCACGACGCCGTACGCCCCGATGATCGGAGCGCCCGTTCCGGCGACGGTGCCTTGCACGCCTTGCGCGCTGGGGTTCACGACGGGAATGGGCGCGACGAAATTCGTGTCACCCGCGCCGCTCGCGTTGTCCTGAGCGGGCGGATTGACGCGGTTTTGCGTGTCGGCCTCGACGTCCTCGACGCTGCGACCGAGTGGCGGAATGTTTTCCAAGCGCGTATCGTCGTCCATGACCGCAGGGTACGCCGCCTTGAAGCGGCGTCGCTGCGAGTCGCGTCAAGACACGTTGAGCGTCGAGGCTCCTCAGGCTTGGCTGTCGTCCGTGGAGTCGTTCGCCGCGACGCCTTTCGCCGTCGTCGGATCCGCTTCGTCTCTTTGAAGCGCCGCGAAGTTCGTGCCCGCCGCGTACGTTCCGATGATGGGGGCGCCGTGGCTCGTCACCGTTCCTTGCACGCCCGTCGCCGAGGGATTCACGATCGGCAAGGGCGCGACGACGTTCGTGCTGTTCGTGTCACCCGCGCCGCTCGCGTTGTCACGAGCGGGCGGATTGACGCGGTTTTGCGTGTCGGCCTCGACGTCCTCGACGCTACGACCGAGCGGCGGAATGTTTTCCAAGCGCGTATCGTCCATGAGGTCACGGTAACGAGGACGAGGGCTC is a window encoding:
- a CDS encoding Sec-independent protein translocase subunit TatA/TatB, with product MFGLGPMEIIVILVVALVIFGPKKLPELGKSLGQGIREFRRGTSGLKEELESSFKDEPVHEPVRTQPIERTVIAPTPELAGNEDKRPQA
- a CDS encoding DedA family protein; translation: MNGSFLDPTYLIQTFSYVGLGAILFAETGLLAGFFLPGDTLLLTAGLFAARGDLHIVAVMLVCFVGAVVGNTVGYLLGRRFGPPLFSRPGSRFFKPDYVDLARGYFERYGVQTLLISRFVPIVRTFVPTMAGASGMNFASFTLLNVLGAVLWAGGVPLAGFLLGRVLPPHILDKYILVVVGVIFVASFVPVAVELFRRRGRIKL
- a CDS encoding YifB family Mg chelatase-like AAA ATPase, coding for MLATVTSVALVGVDAVPITVEVDVSSGLPAFNIVGLPDQAVSEARERVRAAIRNSALPFPAARITVNLAPADLRKEGPLFDLPIALGVLAAQGLVPIQALEGHIIAGELALDGSLRPVPGAVNLALKADELDLDVIVPEASALEAALIEDVRVFGAPTLLEVVRHLIGELPLHRAAPPPPPPLDEDVLCLSDIKGQGGAKRALEIALAGGHNLLLIGSPGSGKTMLARRASSLLPLLTRSEALEVTRVHSAAGLLTSRSGMRLDPPYRAPHASVSSAGLIGGGSIPKPGEVSLAHRGVLFLDEFPEFDRDAIEALRQPLEDGTVTISRARVSVTYPARFQLIAAMNPCPCGHLGDPERSCTCTPSQRARYAARISGPLLDRVDLVVSVPRLTVDDLTRAPIGERSVVVRERVRHARARMTDRQGERNSLLAGAALREHTALDGGPETFARAAARSLALTGRGFDRVLRVARTIADLAGDDRLTEAHLAEAIAYRPRDLAQAL
- a CDS encoding serine/threonine-protein kinase, which produces MEQTTNAKALLAGRYELGGLIGEGGSARVYRARDTVLGRDVAVKLLRDRVSDSDRHRFEREIRTLARISHPGIVAIHDLGHDADGRLFFAMQLLLGGPLSVLGPLDDTPETLARFFDAAILVARTLDFVHALGVVHRDLTPHNILLGEDGVPRVMDFGLVYVSEGTRDLTRAGYTLGTPHYMAPEQAKGGAVGPHSDLYALGAVLYRVATGRPPFDGENDSGILFQHVYEAPPPPQDVNPAVPDTVARVLLRLLHKTPARRPERGEEVARLLELARDEEARDVSSGHFRGGRTRTGAHRGGPSDPRGVTERWSLQLGGDVTWPSAVTGSRSLVAVGTRKGKLCLVDHAGRRFAELPAADEVTAPVTLLRDSVVYGAWDGTLREVETRSGLERWRHRTRAEITGAPTPWNGLYLVTSRDGHLHCVSADKGELRWAYRGGAPIAASPVLWAGAAFVADEEGWVHAVDATLGAPLWKVQLSTTHATPALASLGPREAALIVPTWKGETHALHLVLQGGRPALAPEPLLWTYDLEDEVWASAAVANGRVYLATWSGTLHALSLRDADELWSRKLAGRVTASPVLAEGAVYVASEAGDVLALDARTGDVLWRADCPEGVQATPLVMDGTLYVAFMNGILRAFG